Within the Triplophysa dalaica isolate WHDGS20190420 chromosome 2, ASM1584641v1, whole genome shotgun sequence genome, the region atataattagtaactagtaattaataactttttcagagtaacttacccaacacggATTGTAATACAGTGctctttatattaaaatgcagaactctttaaaatttatttagcaaaaaataagattatgaaaacatttaaatatgcatatcttgcatattgtgtaaatgtttacaattatgtttttttctttagatttattttatttttgataacagATTTAATGTGTCTCTATTTTGTGCTGTCTCTATAACCAAAAAAAATTTGTTGTGTTTAAGCATATTTAGCATAAAACGATCATTCATAACCTATTTAATTCATTCGTGAAACCATAAGGATCGTTTGCATTGATATGTTATGACAATCATACACTTTCAATTTCAgtattattcattttgaaatagCCTTACATTCGAGCCTTTATTCATGAACTATGATCACAAAACCAATATCATCCGTTTTTTAACAATCAGTTGGCTGCACAATTCCTCTTAAAATAAGgagaaaaaaagggaaaatggCGCAAATTAGTTCAACCACTGGGTGGCAGTGTGACGTTATCATACTTGCAGCATTACAGAGATGCTAATGACAAATTTAAGTGCAACCACACCTAGAAAAATAAGATGCAAAAAGCACAAGTCAACAGGTTTTAAGGTTTAAACAGGAATGGGAGAGTTTTCAGATACAGCCTCTTTATGCTGTATAACAAACGTGCTTTAAACAGTATAACTAGATTGTGCAGTGCATTGAGAACAACATTTGCAAAGGGTGTATACTATGATTGCACCTATTTATGAATGATACATACGATAATCCTAAATCTATGCTATGTGACTACATAAATTATGTTTACACTGTGTAGGGAATTTCCTAAATTGGACATATAGTCCAAACTACAGATTAGAAAACATATTTGCAACCTTATATGGCATTTCGATAATTCAGATATTTCCCtcaattacaataaaacaagacaaaacttACCAAAAAGCATTGTGTAACCTAATGTAGTCTAATTTTACACTTGAAAAAGTTTGAAGTAAGTTTAGATCTTATTATATAAGCACGTTACATTAAGTCAtctcacaaaacatttacagataaaatttataattattttacctaaactaaaatcaaaccaaacccataatattaaaaaatactgAATTCAGAATAACAATTCAAAATGTCACACCtgtcaacataaaaatgtattattggaGTAGGGTTTGAAAAGCAACTTCATATTAGCGTTCCATATTTGGAAACAATAGCTCAATAATCCTTTGGTTTAAATGCTTTTTACTTCACACTATTTCACAGCTCTTTATGTTTTTAGATAAAGTGAGGACAGTGTGTCTATTTAATTAGATGATCcctattttatttcaaagagaAAGTGTCACATAGCAAATTCAAGGTGGATGCAAGTAGACACGCCCACAACAGGAGGGTCATGCTGACCAGGGCGGAGCCAGCACtgatttctattttaaaagagcatCTCCCAACATTTCCCACTTTGTCGACTGATGTCAAAGTCACGAAAGGTGAACAACACAAGGCCTCATAATGACCCATCACCATTGTTACACCACCATCTTCCACCTCATTCTGAGTGAAAGTTCCGCTGCCTTGCTGAACGGTGATGCTCTCGATACCACTGCCACGCCCATCCGTAATGTTGATGTACAATTCCCAGATGGATGAGCTGCACGAGGAGGATGAGCAATGCCCCTGTACATCGAACATCTTGCATTCTGGAGGTGTTAAGTCGGTCGCCTGGATGGAAGGGAAATAAAGCAAAAGCTTAAGAGAAATATCACCCGAAAGCATTTTAACGGCAGATGCGAGATTACCTTTGAGACTACAGAAAGACGAAGCACTGCAAAATTTGAATCGGTTTCTCCGGGAGCCTCTGCTTCAAGGGTAAGAGTGACGTCTGTGCCTGAGACAGTGTCAACAGGAGGAGTTAGAGACACTTTCCCTTGAGCACTGCCTCCACTCTCAAGAGTGAGTCTGTGATGATGACAAAACAGAAGAGCTCATTTAAGCTAATGTAAGAGTGAAGTCATAATGGAGTTAtaatgggatagttcaaccaaaaaaaaatgtttatcatttattttcgtcataacaaaacataactctttcttctgtgtagCACGTAATGTGCATGTAATGGGAGTCAATTgggacaatgttgtttggtaaccaacatttacatttttgagttcactgtaactttaaaaatTAAGTAGGGAATTTACTTAGAGGTGTGTTCCATTTTGAAATCTTTGTCGTTGTTTGCACGAATTGTGTAGACACCACCCGTTCCTTTAGTTGTAACAGTAAAATTGAGCTGAAATTCTTGTCCAGGTAGCATGGACCCATCTGCCATTACCTGTGGTAGAAAACACAAAGCacataaaatgtcaatttacaATGTCTGcaagaaaatgtaattataaaaatcTGATGTTTTATGTGACAGCATATGATGCCATTTGTACCTTGATGGTGAGTTTGGACTGAGACCTCTGCGTTGTGGTCTGTCGTTGGAACAGGCTGTTGGACGCCATGTCTTTCCCTTTTAGCAATACTACAAACTCTTCTGGGACCTCTGTCACTGTAACCAGGATGTTTCCATTAGTCATTTTCTCTGTGGTTCCTTTAGACACTGTGAGCCCAGAAACCTCAACGAGAGATACCTCCTGTACCTCCAGAACTTCTGGACCTTTCTCTCCGGTCAGCGTTAGCAACAGCTTAGCTGGAAAGCCTATATAaaagtaaatgatcaaatgGCAAAAAATCTCAAGTTAGGAattatttaatagttttaacATGAAAATAGTTCAAACCTGCTGGTGGATGACCATCTATAACAGCGTAACCAGGATGGGGTCCCTTGAACTCCTCCACAAAGTCATAAATGAACGTAATAGTGCTCTGACCTGAAAAAGAGATGTTCTTGTAGattaaacacaaaagtaataCAACATTATACCATGAAAGCACAAAAAAGTGAAGATCGTGTAAtctcaatatgtccatttagaCAATTTAGTTTAAGGTTGGTTGATCTTACTGCTGATTTTTATGCTGTAGGGCTTAGTCGACGTCATGTCAATGTGCCACAGGCCCTTCTCATTTCCGTTCAACTGGATTCGTTCCAGGTTTCCAACTTTATGAATTGTTCCCAGAATTCCATTTAAAACCGTACTAGATTGAGACAACCCTTGAGCAAGAAGTTTCCATTAGACTCCAGAAAAACAGTTACTGATATGGTTTGAATGTTGGGATGGTTTAAACCTGTGCATGAAGCATGTAGTTAAAAGTACATATGCAGTCTGTATTTACCTGAAGGGCTGCGTAGGGTGTACGCAAGGCCATTTCCTGTGATGTAGACAGTAGCATTAGATACAGACTCATCCAACAGGAAGGGGAAACTCTCAGCATGCCCTAGACTCCTGGAACGCTGCAGAATTGTCACCTGACACAGAAAAAGTGTTCATATATTCACAACAAGTATGGAGATACATCCGGGACCGTTTCTATTTGctaaaaatatactgtagttaCACTCAATATTACAGTAGTTGCATTTCTCTAAATGTGTTTGGAAATTGCAATTTCAAAACATATCCAAATATATAATAGTTTGACAATGTAAGGGACTGACTTGGTTAcatcattcataaaaaaattgcagtGAGTTTGGGTTTGTACTGAAGTATCAACCTTAGAGCTCAAGGTACCACCTGCTTAACAtcagtattttattattaaagaagAAGTACTTTTCTACTTGTGCTCTTAGTTTAAAAGAGAGTATTAGACAATGTACCAGCACTGAAGTTGAGGTGTCAACAATGATGTCAGTGGCCTGAGAAAGGCTGGACTTGGAGACCTCAATGGCTTGACCTCCAGAAGCCAAAGCCACATCATAATACACTTGAAAGTTTTTGCGCGGTTCTGCTGTGATGCCCCTCTTCCTTCTTCTTGTTGTTGACGTCATGAAGAAAGACACCTGGATAGAGGCAGTGAATATATTTTCGATAACATTCTGTAAACTGCTTTAAGTAAATTTAAAGGAGCAGTAactaaaatctgtttaaattttattatgcgcatgtttttgttttgctttaccGTTGACTTGGTGCTACGGATGAGGGAGATTATGGTTTTCTGTAGACCTACGTCTTTAGCTGGAGCATctgtaaatacatatatttgcGAGGAGGAGGGCGCGCCTACCAAAGCCAACTGTGGATGTGATCAAATGTGAGAGaaaagagggaaagagagattgGGTAAATAGTGAGTTTGTGTGATCTAAAgtctacatttataaatattcataaaatagAAATCGAAGAccagaaaaaagtttttttaaacacagttttatGGTATATATTTGATACCATTAACATTTAATGATTCAAGGTTATTGGCAGACAAGAGGCAATACCTGAAGAGCTGACAAGCACATTTCTGGTAGGTCTCCACCTCCATTAGCTTTGAGATTAGAAATCTTTGACTTCATCGCATCTGGATCTCTGGTCCTTATTAGTGGTCCGAATTCTACAAATTTCCACAGAATctattataacattatttaaaaaatgtgcccTATACAATAGCAATACCATTGTACAATTATGGAATGAGAGGGTGGTACCATGTTGCTCTGATTTTATCTCAGGATTTATGTGAAATGgtcaaaaagaaaatgttaaacaatttgttttacagatttttcacatatttttgaaatacaggcAAAACCcctcaaattacagaaaaagacagatCTTTTCGGTGTCGTGACTTTCAGTTCATGCAAACATTCAAGTTCATCCTCAGCCTTCTATGATTAATATTATGAAGGTGGAAATCTCCTCACCTTGTGGTTTGATAGAAGAGAACTATGGAATTCCAAACCTGcctaataatataaaaataagtacaaaaataaataaatccatgaagaaatttgaaaaaacaaaaaaaattgtatttattagtaccttatttatgtgtaattgtatattttccacgtttatttattttttcattaatttatttatacattaatttatttccACATTCATTCAtgaatatatgtatttattcctacatttatttattttcacatttatttatttatatatatattcatttatgtatttctttgtctGTTGGCCAATGAGTGGGGGCGTGTTTCACCTCAGACATTAGCAATCGATCTCAGAGCGCTGGTGCTGAAGCTTTGAGGCCACAGGGACACCTTGTGTTGTGACCAAACGAAACGAGGTTGACGAAGTTGCATAGAGAAGGCAATCTAGTCATTAAATATCACCATAACTGTATGTAGATAGGGTTACCACACATGGCCAACGTATTCTTTATTAAGgagatttttctaaaatgtcTTGGCACACATGAACAGAAACTGCACAACAACAGGTCTGCTAGCAGACTCTTTGAAGAAGACACTTGGACATGGAAGCACGTGAAAATATCCACTAGTAatcacatttaatgtaaaagcGCTGGAGCTGAGTCGTTTGTCGATGAGACTCGTACAAACCAGCTCAGAACGGCGAGAGAAACCAGCGCATTTCACTGAAGTTTACACAAGCATTATGATGCGTTTGTAACGTGGCTTCAAATACTGTTTTCATTCGCGTTTCCTAATTTTCCAATACACAACACGTGTGATTTCGAATGCTTAAAATATAAAGCATATTTCATAAATGCTGCTCTTAGATACTTATTCAAAAGTCATAAATTGGATTTAGGGATCCGGgattaaatcaaacaaaatgtgCATGCTTATGTTAACACAGTGGGAATAGTTAGGTCTATGTCAAGTCTGATTCATTTTTTGCGAACTGGTTCTTTTGGACGGTTTGGTTCAATGAACCGGTTAAAAGGGCGATTTATAGGTTcctattgcatttattttctaataacTTAGTGTCCCTGTGGCCTCAA harbors:
- the vwa11 gene encoding von Willebrand factor A domain-containing protein 7 — protein: MKLDKMMMKSSVSAVALMALVVSSAQAFLSVGGNGNTHVTISGNAIMTKIYEVCKAVAKSEGREFEPTGSSVEELLRACMGTATGEVSGAKLLTALNQIYMQNGLVDRDFISSAPHHFNNEAFSEGHNLIIQGIAAVKANVHADNLQSAREILGRDFYSHSNWAELGYKSPYPNLIRPDLTIENTADHKMPTCSDCASGQCPNSLLPAILNGKFLTSGYMGLFSSVKPQGKCSHGGDADLSSTQNPRGGISKDESHSYNSDLHNTAVNLAANATLELLEDIRVVIGDKEYLRLMGIASSVVLAFVIDTTGSMVYDIVEAKRVAYNIIDSKKGTQDEPSEYILVPFNDPEFGPLIRTRDPDAMKSKISNLKANGGGDLPEMCLSALQLALVGAPSSSQIYVFTDAPAKDVGLQKTIISLIRSTKSTVSFFMTSTTRRRKRGITAEPRKNFQVYYDVALASGGQAIEVSKSSLSQATDIIVDTSTSVLVTILQRSRSLGHAESFPFLLDESVSNATVYITGNGLAYTLRSPSGLSQSSTVLNGILGTIHKVGNLERIQLNGNEKGLWHIDMTSTKPYSIKISSQSTITFIYDFVEEFKGPHPGYAVIDGHPPAGFPAKLLLTLTGEKGPEVLEVQEVSLVEVSGLTVSKGTTEKMTNGNILVTVTEVPEEFVVLLKGKDMASNSLFQRQTTTQRSQSKLTIKVMADGSMLPGQEFQLNFTVTTKGTGGVYTIRANNDKDFKMEHTSKLTLESGGSAQGKVSLTPPVDTVSGTDVTLTLEAEAPGETDSNFAVLRLSVVSKATDLTPPECKMFDVQGHCSSSSCSSSIWELYINITDGRGSGIESITVQQGSGTFTQNEVEDGGVTMVMGHYEALCCSPFVTLTSVDKVGNVGRCSFKIEISAGSALVSMTLLLWACLLASTLNLLCDTFSLK